A genomic segment from Rhizoctonia solani chromosome 11, complete sequence encodes:
- a CDS encoding Retrotransposable element Tf2 protein, with protein sequence MLNGSSPQAGKIWKKANLTFSFDGKKMTETFLICNTGSHAAILGLKWLDAHNPEIDWNQRTLSFPHAPLEHVAIAKEEEADENPLEGVPPKYHQYAKVFGEEEFNKLPPHRHYDIGIELTKEGPLNSPLYSMTDAESATLKDWLRDELKSGKIQPSKSSIKKRVPAARPDDLMAQLRGAKIFTKLDLRWGYNNVRVKEGDEWKTAFRTKYGLYESLVMTFGLTNAPAAFQHFMNKLFKDLLDVCVIIYLDDILIYSKDNALHTQHVHEVLRRLMENQLFCKASKCTFHVTSVEYLGIIVSDKGFSLDKLKIQAVQEWPVPTKVKEVQSFLGFANFLRRFVANFSHMARPLHNLVKKDTPWKWEIKEQEAFQGLKDAITNAPVLHHADPSKPYFLETDASGAALGAILSQRQEDGRLHPLGFLSKSFKGAEQNYDTHDKELLAIIRSFEYWRIFLEGTAYPVTVFTDHRNLEYWKESRTFNRCHARWHLLLAGYNFQIIYRPGKQSGKPDALSRRADHADVPPTAQTMLPEPIFANVALVTPEKELQRQIEAALDQDKSLEEILQFLQNESKAPSSIKRAFKDYEMEAGLLFYQGRIVVPDVGTLRTDLLRIFHDSPLAGHPGRQRTLELVSRNYYWPGIRADTYWHVDSCETCQRIRKPKYATIPPQPLELPSRPWQHVSYDMIVDLPKDGSNDSILVIVDSFTKYVILVECSKKLKAPELADLFLRHVWKRYGMPEKTISDRGRVFNNRFLKALYQRLGIDPHFSLAYHPQSDGQTERVNPTVKHFLRAYSGVNQKDWVKWLPMAEFAYNNAVHSATGKSPFRALYGWEPSLTPSNLPTDVPEADELATQMEAQWREIESTLQQSKLRMIAGEAGEPLEFEIGEEAWLDAKNVKLKTLSPKLTEQRLGPFKVTKKISDRAYRLELPPSMRIHDVFYVGLLSKVRRDKKRNFENRPPPVLDVCKDVEGAGACGRVSIQ encoded by the exons atgctcaatgggtcgagcccccaggcaggcaaaatctggaagaaggccaacctaaccttttcctttgatggcaaaaaaATGACCGAGACTTTCCTCAtttgcaatacagggtctcacgccgccatcttgggattgaagtggctagacgcccacaacccagaaattgattggaaccaacgcaccctctcctttccccatgccCCACtggaacacgtggccattgccaaagaggaggaagctgacgaGAACCCCCtggaaggagtaccccccaagtaccatcaatacgccaaggtatttggagaggaagaattcaataagcttccccctcaCAGGCACTACGATATCGGCATTGAACTCAccaaagaaggccccctcaactCCCCTCTTTATAGTATGACAGACGCTgagtccgccacactcaaggactggctcagggatgagttgaaatCTGGAAAGATCCAACCAAGCAAATCTTCCATTA aaaaacgtgTACCCGCTGCCCGTCcagatgatctcatggcccaactccgtggcgccaagatcttcaccaagttagacctaagatgggggtacaacaatgtccgagTCAAGGAaggcgatgaatggaaaaccgcgttccgcaccaagtatggcttgTACGAATCCttggtcatgacatttggtcTCACCAATGCTCCCGCCGCCTttcaacatttcatgaacaaattgtttAAGGACCTACTAgacgtatgcgtcatcatttaccttgatgacatcctgatctactcaaaggacAATGCATTGCACACACagcacgttcatgaggtcttACGGCGTCTGATGgaaaaccaactgttctgcaaggcgtcAAAATGTACTTTCCACGTGACCTCAGTGGAATACCTTGGGATTATTGTCTCCGATAAGGGctttagcctggataagctcaaaatccaggcagtacaagaatggccggtaccaaccaaggttaaggaagtacaatccttccttgggtttgccaacttcctacgccgctttgttgccaattttagCCATATGGCCAGACCGttacacaacctggtcaaaaaggacacaccgtggaaatgggaaatcaaggagcaagaagcattccaagggctGAAGGACGCCATCACTAACGCACCAGTACTACATCACGCAGACCCTtccaaaccctacttcctggaaaccGATGCCTCAGGAGCGGCACTAGGtgccatactcagccaacgtcaggaagacggccgtctCCATCCGCTAGGCTTCCTATCCAagtcattcaaaggtgccgaGCAAAACtacgacacccatgacaaagaGCTCCTAGCTATCATCCGCTCTtttgaatattggcgcattttcttggaaggaaccgcTTATCCTGTCACCGTATTCACCGATCACCgcaacctggagtactggaaggagtcccgaACATTCAACCGTTGCCACGctagatggcacctactgtTAGCAggatataacttccaaattatCTACCGCCCGGGGAAACAGTCCGGAAAACCTGATGCCCTCTCACGACGTGCTGATCATGCCGACGTTCCACCCACCGCCCAAACCATGCTTCCAGAGCCAATATTTGCCAACGTGGCCCTAGTGACCCCTGAAAAGGAGCTtcaacgccagattgaggcTGCCCTGGACCAGGacaaatccctggaggaaatactacaattcctccaaaatgagtccaaggcaccctcctccatcaaacgcgcattcaaggattacgaGATGGAGGCCGgcctactcttctaccaaggacgaatcgtggtccctgacgttggaacTCTGAGAACGGACCTACTTCGCATCTTCCacgacagccccttggcaggacacccaggaagACAGCGTACCTTGGaattggtatcaaggaactaTTATTGGCCCGGCATACGCgctgacacatactggcatgttGACTCCTGCGAAACCTGTCAACGGATCCGAAagcccaagtacgcaaccataccgcCCCAACCATTAGAACTCCCCTCACGCCcatggcaacatgtgtcGTACGATATGATAGTGGACCTGCCAAAAGACGGAAGCAATGACTCTATCTTAGTTATTGTGGACAGTTTTACTAAGTACGTTATCTTGGTAGAgtgctccaagaagctcaaagccccggAACTGGCGGACCTATTCCTACgacacgtatggaaacgttacggcatgcctgagaaaaCGATATCGGACCGAGGACGGGTCTTTAACAATAGATTCTTGAAGGCcttgtaccaacgcctggggatagacccccacttctccttggcctaccaccctcAGAGcgatggacagacagaacgCGTGAACCCGACGGTCAAGCATTTTCTGAGGGCCtactcaggggtaaaccagaaggactgggtcaaatggctgccaatggcggaatttgcctataACAATGCGGTACATAGTGctacaggcaaatccccattcAGGGCActatacggatgggaaccatCCTTAACCCCAAGTAACCTACCAACGGacgtccctgaggcagacGAATTGGCAACAcagatggaagcacaatggcgggaaatagaatCCACGCTCCAGCAATCAAAATTACGTATGATAGCCGGAGAAGCAGGAGAACCACTCGAGTTtgaaattggagaagaggcctggttagacgccaaaaacgtgaagctgaagactctgagtcccaagctaacggaacaacgcctaggtcCCTTCAAAgtgaccaagaaaatctccgatCGCGCGTATCGCCTGGAACTCCCGCCGTCCATGAGAATCCACGATGTCTTCTACGTGGGGCTCCTGTCAAAGGTCagaagggacaaaaagcgcaactttgagaaccggcccccacctgtcctagacgtctgtaaggacgtcgagggtgcgggcgcttgtggccgtgtatCTATACAGtag
- a CDS encoding Retrotransposon-derived protein PEG10, translating into MATRSRSTARPPSPLDQGELGPTILATTDEPTVLEPEVYGEVSLSRAISLILGLQNQVLRLERELKETKEAAKEAQDWMGAVDQALTRIEARGGAPHTPEDRKPPAVEATPRPLSKTNPLPAPSAPLIAWANPTRAPPAFAQPTPVRAPPQVHTPPPPSPIRLRSPQIPQPAAPVAAYQAPVKVDHPDAYTGKIGNEAHQWLTRMLAWVRLNQRMFPTDQEVLSFLLMNMKDVAGAWAHPHLDQLGSHRALIQTVDEFKTEFLAAFGNPDATRAAERQITQLTQTGTCAEYITKFRTIAMDLDWNDAALRGQFAQGLHWEVSRLIATQERRPTTLLELQNAALVIDNALREERTSHPPKGNKSGSSSTPNRGASTGQQATRPGRLSSDPNFVSEEERNRRRAEGLCIKCGKAGHKFADCRTGWKATPKEEGVKKETAKIGEESGPESGKD; encoded by the coding sequence atggcaacccgctcccggagcaccgctcgtcccccgtcccctctcgatcaaggagagttgggacccactaTTTTGGCAACCACCGATGAGCCAACAGTCCTCGAACCAGAGGTCTATGGGGAAGTTTCCCTCAGCCGAGCAATCTCTCtcatcctgggattgcaaaatcaAGTCCTCCGGCTTGAGCGGGAACTcaaggaaaccaaggaagcagcaaaagaagcccaagactggatgggagcagtcgaccaagccctcactcgcattgaggctaggggtggagccccgcacacaccagaagaccggaaacctccggcagttgaggccacgcccaggcccttatcaaaaaccaaccctcttccagcgcctagcgcacccctcattgcctgggccaaccccacaAGAGCTCCCCCCGCCTTTGCACAACCAACCCCCGTCCGGgctcccccgcaagtccatactccccctccgcctTCGCCTATCCGACTCCGTTCCCCTCAAATCCCACAACCagcggcccctgtagccgctTATCAAGCCCCAGTTAAggtggaccaccctgacgcctatacagggaaaATAGGGAACGAAGCCCACCAGTGGCTCACACGAATgctggcatgggtacgtctaaACCAACGGATGTTTCccacggatcaggaggttctgtcattcctcctgatgaacatgaaggacgtgGCAGGTgcctgggctcacccccatctcgatcaacttgggtcccacagggcccttaTCCAAACAGTTGACGAATTCAAaacggagttcttggctgcatttggaaACCCGGATGCCACGCGAGCCGCCGAGCGGCAAATTACCCAactcactcagacaggaacctgtgctgagtatatcacaaagtttaggaccatcgccatggacctagactggaacgacgccgcccttcgtgggcaatttgcacaaggcctccactgggaggtcagccgcctcattgccacCCAAGAGCGGCGCCCTACAacactccttgagctgcagaatgcggCTCTAGTCATCgataacgccctccgtgaggaaCGTACCAGCCACCCAccaaagggtaataagtctggaagctcttccacccccaataggggggcgagtaccggccaacaggccactagaccagggcgcctctccagcgaccccaactttgtctccgaggaggaacgcaaccgccgcagggctgaaggcctctgcatcaaatgcggaaAAGCAGGGCACAAATTCGCGGattgccgcactggctggaaagccacgcctaaggaggaaggcgtcaagaaagaaaccgccaaaattggcgaagagtctggacccgaatcgggaaaagactaa
- a CDS encoding Tc5 transposase DNA-binding domain-containing protein, translating to MSPLPKLKKSRAPRRPRPISVAVPAQKSTRRSNLTFSDKLRIIDFYREHQGLPGVTQASVVQHFRAEYPTLSQSTLPSYLSKEEQIRDYIRKNPNRLAYKKPTRVALPQIELALTEWVQNRVRLGLGFTGDLLCEQGRKLCEELGVPDDEKIAFSHGWLDRFKERLRLRESWPNREVASAPVEQVAPERARLQQLLPKCSLSEGSDLDENDLRYDHPERQTSV from the coding sequence ATGTCACCACTCCCAAAGTTGAAGAAGTCCCGAGCTCCAAGACGTCCTCGGCCCATTTCCGTTGCTGTGCCTGCACAGAAGAGCACCAGGAGATCGAACCTCACATTTAGCGATAAGCTCCGTATCATTGATTTCTATCGAGAACATCAAGGTCTCCCCGGAGTCACCCAAGCCTCAGTGGTTCAACACTTTCGCGCCGAGTATCCTACCTTGAGCCAGTCCACACTCCCAAGCTATCTCTCGAAAGAGGAGCAGATTAGAGACTATATAAGGAAGAACCCGAATCGCCTGGCGTACAAGAAACCTACTCGAGTAGCCCTCCCCCAAATTGAACTGGCACTAACCGAATGGGTGCAGAATCGCGTGCGTCTGGGCCTTGGATTCACAGGCGACCTCCTTTGCGAACAAGGCCGCAAACTTTGTGAAGAGCTTGGTGTCCCTGATGACGAAAAGATTGCGTTTTCTCATGGCTGGTTGGATCGTTTCAAGGAGCGCTTAAGACTACGCGAGAGCTGGCCAAATAGAGAAGTGGCGTCAGCGCCTGTTGAGCAAGTCGCACCTGAGCGGGCACGCCTCCAGCAACTTTTGCCAAAATGTTCATTATCTGAAGGATCTGACCTTGACGAAAATGACCTACGATATGATCATCCAGAACGTCAGACCTCTGTTTGA
- a CDS encoding cytochrome P450 family protein: MFKTMQKGYIGECGYSVPRFALHLALKFQSSRGSQNVTHLWANIQHACNIFTVDHDVIKFALATGFEHFEKGPTQRNRSETMMGDGIFNRDGDVWRFHRTMARPFFARERISDFHLYDRYTQKVLSIFHNHEGRDVACDAQDVFSRFTMDAAGDFLFGASDLNTLDLPLPIAGQAKMGPKGTLAEGGYGSFVSAFEKALILLPIRSRLGKHLWPAAELLADKARPYRNEIDFWIQPLLDQAFGRRDSWLRSGGDEKQPAGDTFIDHLVSSTDDRKMIANELINILLAARDTTASLLTFSVYLLAMHPEVMERARAEVLDTVGESAAPTYDQIKQMRYQRAIINEVLRLFPSVPLNERASSHSVVLPAKPTETPLYMPGPHASMIYSTMLMQRDPELWGPDADLFDPMRWLDHRHKRVLSDPFKFIPFNAGPRICLGQQFALNEASFVLTRLLQNFTGFELAMNAAPEGSCPPAEWAQGTGRKPLEKIWPKSAVTLYSHGGMWVKFKSALK; this comes from the exons ATGTTTAAAACCATGCAGAAGGGGTACATTGGAGAATGTGGGTATTCAGTCCCAAGGTTCGCCTTGCACCTTGCACTGAAATTCCAGTCTTCAAGGGGTTCACAAAATGTCACTCATCTATGGGCCAACATTCAACACGCGTGTAAT ATTTTTACTGTCGACCACGATGTGATCAAGTTCGCTCTTGCCACTGGCTTCGAGCACTTTGAAAAAGGACCCACACAACGCAACCGCAGCGAAAC AATGATGGGCGACGGCATTTTCAATCGTGATGGCGACGTGTGGAGATTT CACCGCACCATGGCGCGCCCCTTCTTTGCTCGAGAGCGAATCTCCGACTTCCATCTCTACGATCGGTATACCCAGAAGGTGCTTTCAATATTCCACAACCATGAAGGCAGGGATGTTGCATGCGATGCACAGGACGTATTT TCCCGGTTTACCATGGACGCAGCTGGAGATTTCCTCTTCGGAGCATCAGATCTTAATACCCTGGATCTTCCGCTCCCAATTGCAGGTCAGGCCAAGATGGGACCGAAGGGCACACTCGCAGAGG GTGGATATGGTAGCTTTGTGAGCGCATTTGAAAAGGCTCTTATCCTTCTCCCCATTCGGAGTCGTCTCGGCAAACACCTGTGGCCAGCGGCGGAGCTTTTGGCAGACAAGGCACGACCTTACAGAAATGAAATAGATTTCTGGATCCAG CCCTTGCTCGACCAAGCGTTCGGCCGGAGAGATTCGTGGCTGCGGAGCGGAGGAGACGAGAAGCAGCCAGCTGGGGATACTTTCATCGACCATTTGGTATCCAGCACGGATG ATAGGAAGATGATTGCAAACGAGCTCATTAATATTCTACTGGCCGCGCGTGACACG ACCGCTAGCCTGTTGACATTCTCAGTATACCTTCTTGCAATGCACCCAGAAGTCATGGAACGCGCGCGTGCAGAAGTGTTGGATACCGTAGGCGAGTCAGCGGCACCCACCTACGACCAAATCAAGCAAATGCGCTATC AACGGGCCATTATCAACGAAGTTTTGCGCCTCTTCCCTTCTGTGCCCCTGAATGAGCGAGCATCGTCTCATTCAGTCGTTCTTCCCGCCAAGCCCACTGAAACGCCATTATATATGCCGGGTCCGCACGCGTCGATGATATATAGCACTATGCTTATGCAGCGGGATCCCGAGCTGTGGGGGCCAGACGCCGATTTATTCGATCCGATGCGGTGGCTTGACCACAGACACAAGCGAGTCCTCTCTGACCCGTTCAAATTTATCCCGTTCAACGCCGGACCGAGAATT TGCCTTGGACAGCAATTCGCACTGAACGAAGCTTCGTTTGTTCTCACCCGGTTATTACAAAACTTTACCGGCTTTGAGCTGGCTATGAACGCGGCTCCGGAGGGTTCCTGCCCGCCTGCCGAATGGGCCCAAGGCACCGGCAGGAAGCCTTTAGAGAAGATCTGGCCAAAGAGCGCTGTCACGCTTTATTCCCAT GGAGGGATGTGGGTCAAATTCAAGAGCGCCCTCAAGTAG
- a CDS encoding NmrA-like family domain-containing protein 1 has translation MSTAQSPLVVVCGATGSQGSSVAQYLLRDGGYRVRALTRNPASDKVQSLKKQGAEIFGCDLVDKEQVKAALNGAYAVFGVTNFWEHGEDSEIRQGINLADAAIANRLEHFVWSSCPHIQGEAPRHWESKVQVNRYLREHGVPTTTVFSSFYYQNLWMFFPPKRLPDGSLILDWIFPSEVRIPSFSVEDLGAWVLAALKSPSTWIGREMKLCSEVLTPRDYAAKLSIGLDTKVLLKDVTIVEFEAIRSHVPPDVWLK, from the exons ATGTCTACTGCTCAGAGCCCCCTGGTCGTCGTTTGTGGAGCTACTGGTTCACAGGGCTCGAGTGTCGCTCAGTACCTTCTGAGGGATGGCGGATATAGAGTACGCGCACTCACCCGAAATCCTGCTAGCGACAAGGTCCAAT CTTTGAAAAAGCAAGGGGCAGAAATCTTCGGCTGCGACCTGGTCGATAAGGAACAGGTTAAGGCTGCACTCAATGGTGCTTATGCTGTCTTTGGAGTTACCAACT TTTGGGAACATGGCGAAGACTCGGAGATTAGACAGGGAATAAACTTGGCCGATGCGGCTATAGCGAATAGATTGGAGCATTTCGTCTGGTC ATCATGCCCGCACATCCAGGGCGAAGCCCCTCGTCACTGGGAGTCCAAAGTTCAAGTTAACAGGTACCTCCGTGAACATGGAGTGCCTACCACTAC TGTATTTTCCTCGTTCTACTACCAGAATCTTTGGATGTTTTTCCCTCCCAAGCGACTACCCGACGGGTCTCTCATTCTCGATTGGATTTTCCCGAGCGAGGTCCGTATACCCTCGTTCTCGGTCGAAGATTTGG GTGCTTGG GTCCTCGCTGCACTGAAGAGTCCCAGCACTTGGATTG GAAGAGAAATGAAGCTCTGCTCTGAGGTGCTTACGCCTCGAGATTATGCGGCAAAATTGAGCATTGGCTTGGACACCAAGGTTCTGTTGAAAGATGTGACTATAGTGGAGTTTGAGGCTATCAGGTCTCATGTTCCGCCTGACGTCTGGCTAAAGTAA